The Poseidonibacter lekithochrous region TATAAAATCAAAAATCATACTAAAAGAGTATAGTGATCATTATTGCTTAATAAATTCTTTTAGGATATAAGGTTAAATATGAAGCTAAAATTTTTAGGTACTGCTGATAGTGCGGGTTTTCCTGTACATAATTGTTTATGTAATGTATGTGTTTATCATAGAGAAAAAGGTTTACAAAATCTCTCTACTTCTGCATATATTAAAATTGATGATTCTCATATATTACTTGATGCTGGAATTGAAAATATCTCTAATATTTTTGATGGCAAAAAAATAAAATCTATTTTTCTTACTCATTTTCATGCTGATCATTGTTTGGGATTATTACGACTTAGACACTCAAATGATTATATACCTTGTTATCATCCAAAAGATGAAAATGGTTTTTCTGATTTATTTAAACACAAACATTCTATAGGTTATAACGAAATAAAAGAGTTTGAATCTATAATAGTAGAAAATATTAAATTTACTTCTATTCCTCTAAAACATTCTAAAAATACTTTTGGTTATTTCATTGAAACTAAAAATGTAAATATTGCTTATTTAACAGATTGTTCAGGTCTTCCAATAGAATCAATGAAGTTTTTAAAAAATAAAAAAATTGACTATGCTTTTATCGATGCGTGTTATGATGAGAGAAAGAATACTGGTAATCACTTAAATTATATTCAAGCAAGTGATATTTTAGATGAGTTAAAAGTAAAAAATGGATATTTAATGCATATATCACATACAACACTAGAATATATCTTAGAGAATAATATTATTCTTAGATATAAATATGTAAAAGCAAATGATGAGTTTTATCTAGATTAAATACTCTTTTGTATTTTTTTCTTGTTGTAGTTATTAAAGTATTTTTCTAAAACTACTTTGGATACAGTATCTAAAGGTTCATGTTTTGATGAACAAGCAGAAAAAAATAAAATTATTGATATAGATAATATATAAGTTTTCATAATTATCCTTTTTTATTTATTTTATAAGATAAAAGAATCTTTTAATAGATATATTATGTCTCTTAATGCCATTCTACTTATATATTATTCTAGCAAAGGCAAAAACAAATAATGCAATAGATATTTCTTTGTAATCCTTATCTAAATTAAGTAAATACAATGATGAGAGCATTAAAACAATAGAGAATATTTTTGGTGCTAAGTAGCTTTTTATTTCTTTTTGTAGATACTCTAATTGATTAGATGATAACTCCACTTTTAATTCTCCAACACTTGCTTGTTTTACTGCTGTTTTAAAATCCTTTATAGTAAATGGTATATCTTTTAATTCATCAATTATTGTTTCCACTATGGATTCTTTTGCACCTAAAGCTTTTGGAAGATTATCTTTTAAGATTGGTAATATGTCTTTTACACCATTAAAGTTTTCAATATAAGTAGTGCCTAA contains the following coding sequences:
- a CDS encoding MBL fold metallo-hydrolase, giving the protein MKLKFLGTADSAGFPVHNCLCNVCVYHREKGLQNLSTSAYIKIDDSHILLDAGIENISNIFDGKKIKSIFLTHFHADHCLGLLRLRHSNDYIPCYHPKDENGFSDLFKHKHSIGYNEIKEFESIIVENIKFTSIPLKHSKNTFGYFIETKNVNIAYLTDCSGLPIESMKFLKNKKIDYAFIDACYDERKNTGNHLNYIQASDILDELKVKNGYLMHISHTTLEYILENNIILRYKYVKANDEFYLD